Proteins found in one Acidobacteriota bacterium genomic segment:
- a CDS encoding amino acid adenylation domain-containing protein produces MSETEKAFALSHAQRQIWRVERSRPGSAVNHVAVLARHPGGADVEHLREAARAVFTRHDALRLRLHHFGSEDPSGVRQSVAAPGDVRIEERYFGTNRGEEEMEQWARQRARTPFDLEGGPLAEIVLLRSDEGRPAWFFKAHFLACDPYSARAVFSQVLRDAEALSRGGPAGAPEAAPFESRVQKELDYLAGPEGKADAAWWEDRFRTPPEAVSPTFSTERAPTPRAGALRRPAPPGLSALFREQAPTDAALEDLVLAASAAYCRRALGVEDFVLGLFLDGRVGPRAEETVGCHLNAVPVRLQVRDGEPFGAFVERVGAARADARRHGRLPFDVLSDSLQSAWNQSPAFLLNWCVTVVSSEQPTEVEIEILGSAEKAQPLTLFVRRERDGQVIFDWQFQEDLYTIGHVEALHWAVTLLLEGGLRSPGTPFDALPFVSPEDRALLDRFNSTEVPYDVERTFVSLFAETAARHPDRPAVRFREKILTYRELDEKSNALARRLRELGAARNGCVGILLDPCLEMPLGLLAIQKAGAAYLPVDPAYPPDRVRYMLEDGAVPALLTQRHLAGKAGFEGPVLLLDADETFTGDPSPLPPVNDPGDAAYVIYTSGTTGKPKGVEISHRSLVHLCRYQADFEGMTPEDRQSKFAGFAFDASVIEFFPILSAGGCLVVVPAESRLSPRDVNACFEENGVTLSILPTQFAEQFMELCDNRTLRCLEMGGDKLRSVRKRPYRIVNAYGPTEYTVEATRFEVTRPWANIPIGRPVPNTRVYILDPAGREQPPGAAGELCVSGLGTARGYRNRPELTAEKFIPDPFRHGFRAYRTGDLARWLPDGNLEFLGRIDFQVKVRGFRVELGEIEAQLLLVPGVKDAVVTARGEGGDHWLCAYVVTETDLSDDAVREALAKPLPAYMIPARIVRLPVLPLTPNGKVDRRALPDPGPPVDRDRPVKAPSTPTEAKLVELWQGVLGVSRFGVDENFFSLGGHSLRAVMLQAAMEKAFGVQLPLQALFDTPTVEGQAARVESGSTSPHARLVPVPEREFYPASSAQKRLYAVESMGRSGLSYNLPMVLRIDGPLDAGRLAAAVEALTERHASFRTGFELHEGEPVQRVRAHVKVRMVRSEASPDEVTERFRAFVRPFDLARPPLFRVELLKLGPDAHVLLFDAHHIIFDGLSVGILLNELLDLYVDRGLPPLPLQYRDFAVWQDAARRSGAFADQKAYWTDRFREEPPRLEIPVDFPRGAFGGEQGDVFVRAVPGGLSAAVDRLAGETGTTAFMVYLAAYAALLGRYTSQEDVVVGVPSSGRVSAALQGIIGMFVNSLPLRLATPRAAAFRDLLSRVRDAVLGGYDNQDYPLDDLIDTLGLPREAGRNPLFETMFSIDDFAGEVSSGDLRLHMMVHETRDAQFDLALELALSSAGAYTLRLEYRRDLFLPETARRFAEHYLRFLERVTSAPETPLGDIDILSAEERRLLLETFNDTAMDVPSDKLLHQLVEEQAARRPDRTALVDGDTHYTYAALNARANALAHRLRGELSGKGPLVGLRVERGADGIAAMLAVLKAGGAYVPIDPHYPPERVLTILEDAGAALLLTQRSLRPSVTFGGTVWELDEASLWSGGTANPSTSGTPADMAYVIYTSGSTGKPKGVMIPHRGVVNLVTWHARFHGLTPDDVCAEYASFSFDASVVEIFSPLAAGACLHVLPEGVRLDLGALNRYLETHGVTYTDLPTQLCEAFMENTDNRSLRRLSTGSEKLKKFTPRNYVLVDEYGPTEYTVDATAFVVERPHAKSPIGRPVANTRVYILDPGGKLLPVGVPGELCIAGAQLALGYLNRPELTAEKFVEDPFRPGERMYRTGDLARWLPDGNVDFIGRKDFQVKIRGFRIELEEIESRLRQVGGVENAVVLAKTDAGGNAFLVGYLQSAAGLDLEAVKRELATGLPDYMVPAVFVRLAAFPLNVSGKVDRKALPEPEQVCDAAVVHVAPRNPVEAAVAAAWEKVLGLSDVGVYDNFFSLGGHSLKAVALVALLQKEFEVTVNDVFTAQTVAELALRVKPLQDNIRLRLEALRTLGETAKAEPEVPSGLEGAMAEYRRRIADEAALDPGPPRGWGDVLVTGATGFLGAYLVRDLVEGRVPGANPGRVRTVVRADSAEQAARRLADKLDFYFGKGWFAAHRDRLDALPGDLGSPNLGLGDAAYADLASGVEAIFHPAALVKHYGLREEFEKANVTATANLLALARTGRPKAFHHMSTLSVGWGDVPGVSQLLFTEYTGDVGQRSGNLYLETKLEAEGLVRQAMRDGVPASIYRLGNITFDSETGRCQENIGDNGFFQQVRAYVNLGAVPDLYDRADLSFVDGTSRAVLTLALRPGLTGQTWHVLNPEAVSLCDVLTAGYGRRVGFGRLNVAPLRFRHFVDRLIGHYGQSGFREYIENLLLHQGWLETVGEGKTAPPVDRVDRTAGMLERLGFTWPALDPARMRPLLTAALGDRVRFLRSCPNLSPLEAEDLEEMAALARLEHFRDGDDLYWEGETLRRVFVVQEGVVEIARRSREGWHGVLGVRGPGDLVGLTDLTANRPVRAIATAILGDVRALAFRTDDLRETALNRPRLILALMRALGRRVDDLEALLVDMG; encoded by the coding sequence GTGTCCGAAACCGAGAAAGCCTTCGCCCTGTCTCACGCCCAACGCCAGATCTGGCGGGTGGAGCGCTCCCGGCCCGGTTCGGCCGTCAACCACGTCGCCGTCCTGGCCCGCCACCCCGGCGGGGCGGACGTCGAGCACCTCCGGGAAGCCGCCCGGGCGGTCTTCACCCGCCACGACGCCCTCCGGCTTCGGCTTCACCACTTCGGGTCGGAGGACCCCTCGGGCGTCCGGCAGTCCGTCGCCGCCCCCGGGGACGTCCGGATCGAGGAACGGTATTTCGGCACGAACCGCGGCGAGGAGGAGATGGAGCAGTGGGCCCGCCAGCGGGCGCGAACGCCCTTCGACCTCGAGGGCGGGCCCCTGGCGGAAATCGTGCTCCTCCGCTCCGACGAGGGGCGGCCGGCCTGGTTCTTCAAGGCCCATTTCCTGGCGTGCGACCCGTACAGCGCGCGGGCCGTGTTCAGCCAGGTCCTTCGGGACGCCGAGGCGCTCTCCCGCGGTGGGCCCGCGGGAGCCCCCGAGGCCGCGCCGTTCGAGTCCCGGGTGCAAAAGGAGCTGGATTACCTGGCCGGGCCGGAGGGGAAAGCCGACGCGGCCTGGTGGGAAGACCGTTTCCGAACCCCGCCCGAGGCGGTGAGCCCGACCTTCTCCACCGAGCGGGCGCCGACGCCCCGGGCCGGCGCCCTCCGCCGGCCGGCGCCCCCCGGGCTGTCGGCGCTTTTTCGGGAGCAGGCCCCCACCGATGCGGCCCTGGAGGACCTGGTGCTCGCGGCCTCGGCGGCCTATTGCCGACGGGCCCTCGGCGTCGAGGACTTCGTCCTGGGGCTTTTCCTGGACGGCCGGGTCGGTCCCCGGGCGGAGGAGACGGTCGGGTGTCACCTGAATGCCGTGCCGGTCCGCCTCCAGGTCCGGGACGGCGAACCCTTCGGGGCTTTCGTGGAGCGGGTGGGCGCCGCTCGCGCGGATGCGCGCCGCCATGGCCGGCTGCCCTTCGACGTGCTGTCCGACTCGCTCCAGTCCGCCTGGAACCAGAGCCCCGCCTTCCTGCTCAACTGGTGTGTCACCGTCGTTTCTTCGGAACAGCCGACGGAGGTCGAAATCGAGATCCTCGGCTCCGCGGAGAAAGCCCAGCCCCTGACCCTGTTCGTCCGACGGGAGCGGGATGGGCAGGTGATCTTCGACTGGCAGTTCCAGGAGGATCTGTACACCATAGGCCACGTGGAGGCCCTGCACTGGGCCGTGACCCTCCTGCTGGAGGGGGGGCTGCGGTCGCCCGGGACGCCCTTCGACGCCCTCCCCTTCGTCTCGCCGGAGGACCGGGCCCTGCTGGACCGCTTCAATTCAACCGAGGTCCCCTACGACGTGGAGCGGACGTTCGTCTCCCTCTTCGCGGAGACCGCCGCCCGTCACCCGGATCGGCCGGCGGTCCGGTTCCGGGAGAAGATCCTGACTTACCGGGAACTGGACGAAAAGTCCAACGCCCTGGCCCGGCGGCTGCGGGAGCTGGGCGCCGCGCGGAACGGCTGCGTGGGCATCCTGCTGGACCCCTGCCTGGAAATGCCGCTGGGCCTGCTCGCCATCCAGAAGGCGGGGGCGGCCTACCTGCCCGTCGACCCGGCCTACCCCCCCGACCGTGTCCGCTACATGCTGGAAGACGGGGCGGTACCGGCGCTCCTCACCCAGCGGCACCTGGCGGGGAAGGCCGGTTTCGAGGGGCCGGTCCTCCTCCTCGACGCGGACGAGACCTTCACCGGGGACCCCTCGCCGCTCCCGCCGGTGAACGACCCCGGGGACGCCGCTTACGTCATCTACACCTCCGGGACCACGGGCAAGCCGAAGGGCGTGGAGATCAGCCACCGCTCCCTCGTCCACCTCTGCCGCTACCAGGCGGATTTCGAGGGCATGACGCCGGAGGACCGCCAGTCCAAGTTCGCCGGTTTCGCCTTCGACGCCAGCGTTATCGAGTTCTTCCCGATCCTCTCGGCCGGCGGGTGCCTGGTGGTGGTCCCCGCGGAAAGCCGCCTGTCGCCCCGGGACGTCAACGCCTGTTTCGAGGAGAACGGCGTCACGCTCAGCATCCTCCCCACCCAGTTCGCCGAGCAGTTCATGGAACTGTGCGACAACCGGACCCTGCGCTGCCTGGAGATGGGCGGCGACAAGCTCCGGTCCGTTCGGAAACGGCCCTACCGGATCGTCAACGCCTACGGCCCCACCGAGTACACGGTGGAGGCCACCAGGTTCGAGGTGACCCGGCCCTGGGCCAACATCCCCATCGGCCGCCCCGTCCCCAACACGCGGGTGTACATCCTGGACCCCGCGGGGCGGGAGCAGCCGCCCGGCGCCGCCGGCGAACTGTGCGTCTCGGGCCTCGGGACCGCCCGCGGATATCGGAACCGGCCCGAGCTGACGGCGGAGAAGTTCATCCCCGACCCGTTCCGCCACGGTTTCCGCGCCTACCGGACGGGGGACCTCGCCCGCTGGCTCCCCGACGGCAACCTCGAGTTCCTGGGCCGGATCGACTTCCAGGTCAAGGTGCGGGGTTTCCGGGTGGAGCTGGGGGAGATCGAGGCCCAGCTGCTCCTGGTCCCCGGCGTGAAGGACGCCGTGGTCACGGCTCGCGGCGAGGGAGGCGACCATTGGCTGTGCGCCTACGTCGTGACGGAGACCGACCTCTCCGACGACGCGGTCCGGGAGGCCCTGGCGAAACCGCTGCCGGCCTACATGATCCCGGCCCGGATCGTGCGGCTGCCCGTGCTGCCCCTCACCCCCAACGGCAAGGTGGACCGCCGGGCCCTGCCGGACCCCGGCCCCCCCGTCGACCGGGACCGCCCCGTCAAGGCCCCGTCCACACCCACGGAGGCGAAGCTCGTCGAACTCTGGCAGGGGGTGCTGGGGGTTTCCCGCTTCGGGGTGGACGAGAACTTTTTCTCCCTCGGCGGCCACTCCCTCCGGGCCGTCATGCTCCAGGCGGCCATGGAGAAGGCCTTCGGGGTCCAGCTGCCCCTGCAGGCCCTCTTTGACACGCCCACCGTGGAAGGGCAGGCCGCCCGGGTCGAGTCCGGGAGCACCTCCCCCCACGCCCGGCTGGTCCCGGTCCCCGAGCGGGAGTTCTACCCCGCGTCCTCGGCCCAGAAGCGGCTCTACGCCGTGGAGAGCATGGGGCGTTCGGGCCTGTCCTACAACCTCCCCATGGTCCTCCGCATCGACGGCCCCCTCGACGCCGGCCGGCTGGCCGCGGCCGTAGAGGCCCTCACCGAGCGCCACGCGTCCTTCCGCACGGGCTTCGAGCTGCACGAGGGGGAGCCGGTCCAGCGCGTCCGGGCCCACGTCAAGGTGCGCATGGTCCGTTCCGAGGCCTCGCCCGACGAGGTGACCGAACGCTTCCGCGCCTTCGTGCGACCCTTCGACCTCGCCCGGCCGCCGCTGTTCCGCGTGGAACTCCTGAAACTGGGCCCGGACGCCCACGTCCTCCTCTTCGACGCTCATCACATCATCTTCGACGGGCTCTCGGTGGGGATCCTGCTGAACGAACTGCTGGACCTGTACGTCGATCGGGGCCTCCCCCCGCTGCCGCTCCAGTACCGCGACTTCGCCGTCTGGCAGGACGCGGCGCGGCGATCGGGCGCTTTTGCCGACCAGAAAGCCTACTGGACGGACCGTTTCCGGGAGGAGCCGCCCCGGCTGGAGATCCCCGTCGATTTCCCCCGGGGCGCCTTTGGCGGGGAGCAGGGGGACGTCTTCGTGCGGGCCGTGCCCGGGGGCCTTTCCGCCGCGGTCGACCGCCTGGCCGGCGAGACCGGGACCACGGCCTTCATGGTCTACCTGGCCGCTTACGCTGCGCTGCTCGGCCGCTACACCTCCCAGGAGGACGTCGTGGTGGGCGTCCCCTCCTCGGGCCGCGTCAGCGCCGCCCTGCAGGGGATCATCGGCATGTTCGTCAACAGCCTGCCCCTCCGCCTGGCCACCCCCCGGGCGGCCGCGTTCCGGGACCTCCTCTCCCGGGTGCGGGACGCCGTCCTGGGCGGGTACGACAACCAGGACTACCCGCTCGACGACCTCATCGACACCCTCGGCCTTCCCCGTGAAGCCGGCCGGAACCCGCTGTTCGAGACCATGTTCTCCATCGACGACTTCGCCGGCGAGGTGTCGTCGGGGGACCTCCGCCTGCACATGATGGTGCACGAGACCCGGGACGCCCAGTTCGATCTGGCCCTGGAACTCGCGTTGTCGTCGGCGGGGGCGTACACGCTCCGGCTGGAGTACCGTCGGGACCTCTTCCTCCCCGAGACCGCCCGTCGCTTCGCGGAACACTACCTCCGTTTCCTGGAGCGGGTCACCAGCGCGCCCGAAACCCCGCTGGGCGACATCGACATCCTCTCCGCCGAGGAGCGGCGCCTGCTGCTGGAGACCTTCAACGACACCGCCATGGACGTCCCGTCCGACAAGCTGCTCCACCAACTCGTGGAGGAACAGGCGGCCCGCCGGCCGGACCGGACGGCCCTGGTGGACGGGGACACCCACTACACCTACGCCGCCCTCAACGCCCGGGCCAACGCCCTGGCCCACCGCCTCCGCGGGGAACTTTCGGGGAAGGGTCCCCTCGTCGGCCTCCGGGTGGAACGGGGCGCCGACGGCATCGCGGCCATGCTGGCCGTCCTCAAGGCCGGCGGGGCTTACGTCCCCATCGACCCCCACTACCCGCCCGAGCGGGTCCTGACCATCCTGGAGGACGCCGGCGCGGCCCTCCTCCTCACCCAGCGGTCGCTGCGGCCGTCCGTCACCTTCGGGGGGACGGTGTGGGAGCTGGACGAGGCGTCCCTCTGGTCGGGCGGGACGGCCAACCCGTCAACGTCCGGCACCCCGGCGGACATGGCCTACGTCATCTACACCTCGGGCTCCACGGGGAAACCCAAGGGGGTGATGATCCCCCACCGGGGCGTCGTCAACCTGGTGACCTGGCACGCCCGTTTCCACGGCCTGACGCCCGACGACGTCTGCGCCGAGTACGCCTCCTTCAGCTTCGACGCCTCGGTGGTGGAGATCTTCTCCCCGCTGGCGGCCGGGGCCTGCCTCCACGTGCTGCCCGAGGGCGTCCGCCTCGACCTGGGGGCCCTCAACCGGTACCTCGAGACCCACGGCGTCACCTACACGGACCTCCCCACCCAGCTGTGCGAGGCCTTCATGGAGAACACGGACAACCGCTCGCTTCGCCGGCTCTCGACGGGGAGCGAGAAGCTGAAGAAGTTCACGCCGCGCAACTACGTCCTGGTGGACGAGTACGGCCCCACCGAGTACACGGTGGACGCCACCGCCTTCGTGGTGGAACGCCCCCACGCGAAGTCCCCCATCGGCCGGCCCGTGGCCAACACGCGGGTCTACATCCTGGACCCCGGCGGGAAACTGCTGCCCGTGGGCGTGCCGGGGGAACTGTGCATCGCCGGCGCGCAGCTGGCGCTGGGGTACCTCAACCGGCCGGAGCTGACGGCGGAAAAATTCGTGGAAGACCCCTTCCGGCCCGGCGAGCGGATGTACCGGACGGGGGATCTGGCGAGGTGGCTCCCCGACGGCAACGTGGACTTCATCGGCCGCAAGGACTTCCAGGTGAAGATCCGCGGCTTCCGCATCGAGCTGGAGGAGATCGAGAGCCGCCTCCGCCAGGTGGGGGGCGTGGAGAACGCCGTCGTCCTGGCGAAGACCGACGCCGGCGGGAACGCCTTCCTGGTGGGCTACCTGCAGTCGGCGGCCGGCCTGGACCTCGAGGCCGTGAAGCGTGAACTGGCGACGGGGCTGCCCGACTACATGGTCCCGGCGGTGTTCGTACGTCTGGCGGCGTTCCCGCTCAACGTCAGCGGGAAGGTGGACCGCAAGGCCCTCCCCGAGCCCGAGCAGGTCTGCGACGCCGCCGTGGTGCACGTGGCGCCCCGCAACCCCGTGGAAGCGGCGGTGGCGGCCGCCTGGGAGAAGGTGCTGGGCCTCTCGGACGTGGGGGTCTACGACAACTTCTTCAGCCTCGGGGGGCACTCGCTCAAGGCGGTTGCCCTGGTGGCGCTGCTTCAGAAGGAGTTCGAGGTCACGGTCAACGACGTCTTCACCGCCCAGACGGTGGCGGAGCTGGCGCTGCGGGTCAAGCCGCTGCAGGACAACATTCGCCTCCGCCTGGAAGCGCTTCGGACGCTGGGCGAGACGGCGAAAGCGGAGCCGGAGGTCCCATCCGGCCTGGAGGGGGCGATGGCGGAGTACCGCCGGCGCATCGCCGACGAGGCGGCCCTCGACCCCGGGCCGCCGCGAGGGTGGGGAGACGTCCTGGTGACGGGCGCCACGGGCTTCCTGGGAGCCTACCTGGTTCGCGACCTGGTGGAGGGGCGGGTTCCGGGGGCGAACCCCGGCAGGGTCCGGACCGTGGTCCGGGCCGACTCGGCGGAGCAGGCCGCCCGGCGGCTGGCCGACAAGCTGGACTTCTACTTCGGGAAGGGGTGGTTCGCGGCGCACCGCGACCGCCTGGATGCGCTGCCGGGGGACCTGGGCAGCCCGAACCTCGGCCTGGGTGACGCCGCCTACGCCGACCTGGCCTCGGGGGTGGAGGCGATCTTCCACCCGGCGGCGCTGGTGAAGCATTACGGCCTCCGGGAGGAGTTCGAGAAGGCCAACGTGACCGCCACGGCCAACCTCCTGGCCCTGGCGCGCACCGGCCGGCCCAAGGCCTTTCACCACATGTCCACCCTCTCGGTGGGGTGGGGGGACGTCCCCGGGGTGTCGCAGCTCCTATTCACCGAGTACACCGGGGACGTCGGCCAGCGCTCCGGCAACCTCTACCTGGAGACGAAACTGGAAGCGGAGGGCCTCGTGCGGCAGGCCATGCGGGACGGGGTCCCGGCCTCCATCTACCGGCTGGGCAACATCACCTTCGACTCGGAGACCGGGCGTTGCCAGGAGAACATCGGAGACAACGGCTTCTTCCAGCAGGTGCGGGCCTACGTCAACCTGGGGGCGGTCCCCGACCTGTACGACCGCGCCGACCTCTCCTTCGTGGACGGCACCAGCCGGGCGGTCCTCACGCTGGCCCTTCGCCCCGGGCTCACGGGACAGACCTGGCACGTCCTCAACCCCGAGGCCGTCTCCCTCTGCGACGTGCTCACCGCCGGGTACGGGCGCCGGGTCGGCTTCGGGCGCCTGAACGTGGCGCCCCTGCGCTTCCGGCACTTCGTGGACCGCCTGATCGGGCATTACGGCCAGAGCGGTTTCAGGGAGTACATCGAGAACCTGCTCCTCCACCAGGGGTGGCTCGAGACGGTCGGCGAGGGGAAAACGGCGCCGCCGGTGGACCGCGTCGACCGCACGGCGGGCATGCTGGAAAGGCTCGGGTTCACCTGGCCCGCCCTGGACCCCGCGCGGATGCGGCCCCTGCTCACGGCGGCCCTCGGGGACCGGGTCCGCTTCCTCCGGTCCTGCCCCAACCTCTCGCCGCTCGAGGCGGAGGACCTGGAGGAGATGGCGGCCCTGGCCCGCCTGGAGCACTTCCGGGACGGCGACGACCTCTACTGGGAGGGGGAGACGCTTCGCCGCGTCTTCGTCGTCCAGGAGGGTGTCGTGGAGATCGCCCGGCGCTCCCGGGAAGGGTGGCACGGGGTCCTGGGCGTGCGGGGCCCGGGCGACCTGGTGGGGCTGACGGACCTCACGGCCAACCGGCCGGTCCGGGCCATCGCCACGGCCATCCTGGGCGACGTGCGGGCGCTGGCCTTCCGCACGGACGATTTGCGGGAGACGGCCCTGAACCGGCCCCGGCTGATCCTGGCCCTGATGCGCGCCCTCGGCCGCCGCGTGGACGACCTGGAGGCCCTGCTGGTGGACATGGGCTGA
- a CDS encoding efflux RND transporter periplasmic adaptor subunit, with the protein MNQPSRIPRTPFRCRLLPVLTPLLLWLPSGCGRGGGTPPGGVGTAPPMTVMVTAAQTCNVPYFSEFVTSLDAGTSGETVEIRARVEAVLVQQHFSEGQPVRKGQVLFTLDSRTYEADLKTARAGLSKAKADLEYARNQVLVEQAKADLESAQAQLALARVNEARLKPLAEQKAVPQQDYDDAATALLTASAAVNAKKANLDTVALNRKVSIEQAEAAVLSAEADIRRAEINLEYCTVCSPIAGLAGRRQVAPGNLVGHGEATLLTSVSALDPVRVTFSISETDYLRHMEIVKRQGQDTGSLELELLLSDGKSYPHKGRILVADRAVDARTGTLSIIGEFPNPDRLLRPGMYGRVRFRSFRMENALVIPLKAVGDLQGAKTVLVVGTDGKVSLRTVRLGPAWGERVVVLEGLKAGENVIVEGQVKAQPGMTVKPQAQPMPAGGEDR; encoded by the coding sequence ATGAACCAGCCGTCCCGGATTCCCCGCACCCCGTTTCGCTGCCGGCTGTTGCCGGTCCTGACGCCCCTGCTGCTTTGGCTGCCTTCCGGTTGCGGCAGGGGGGGAGGAACCCCGCCCGGCGGGGTGGGCACCGCCCCGCCCATGACCGTGATGGTCACGGCAGCCCAGACGTGCAACGTACCCTACTTCAGCGAGTTCGTGACGTCCCTGGACGCCGGCACCAGCGGGGAGACGGTGGAGATCCGCGCCCGGGTGGAGGCGGTCCTGGTGCAGCAGCATTTCTCAGAGGGGCAGCCGGTGCGGAAGGGGCAGGTCCTTTTCACCCTCGACAGTCGCACCTACGAGGCGGACCTGAAGACCGCCCGGGCCGGTTTGAGCAAGGCGAAGGCCGACCTCGAGTACGCCCGGAACCAGGTGCTGGTGGAGCAGGCGAAGGCCGACCTCGAGTCCGCCCAGGCCCAGCTCGCCCTCGCCCGGGTCAACGAGGCGCGGCTCAAACCCCTGGCGGAACAGAAGGCGGTCCCCCAGCAGGATTACGACGACGCGGCCACCGCGCTGCTCACCGCATCGGCCGCCGTGAACGCCAAGAAAGCCAACCTCGACACCGTGGCGCTCAACCGGAAAGTGTCCATCGAGCAGGCCGAGGCCGCGGTCCTCTCCGCCGAGGCCGACATCCGGCGGGCGGAGATCAACCTGGAGTACTGCACCGTCTGTTCCCCCATCGCCGGCCTGGCGGGCCGCCGCCAGGTGGCGCCCGGGAACCTGGTGGGCCACGGGGAGGCGACCCTGCTGACCTCCGTCTCCGCCCTGGACCCCGTGCGGGTGACCTTCAGCATCTCCGAGACCGACTACCTCCGGCACATGGAGATCGTGAAGCGCCAGGGGCAGGACACCGGCAGCCTGGAACTGGAACTCCTTCTCTCGGACGGGAAGAGCTACCCGCACAAGGGTCGGATCCTCGTCGCCGACCGGGCCGTCGACGCCCGGACCGGGACCCTGTCCATCATCGGGGAATTCCCCAACCCGGACCGGCTTCTCCGTCCCGGCATGTACGGGCGGGTCCGCTTCCGGAGCTTCCGGATGGAAAACGCCCTGGTCATTCCCCTGAAGGCGGTGGGGGACCTCCAGGGGGCGAAGACGGTCCTGGTGGTGGGGACCGACGGCAAGGTCTCGCTCCGGACCGTCAGGCTCGGCCCGGCGTGGGGCGAACGGGTCGTGGTCCTCGAGGGGCTCAAGGCGGGGGAGAACGTGATCGTGGAAGGCCAGGTCAAGGCCCAGCCGGGGATGACCGTGAAACCCCAGGCGCAGCCCATGCCGGCGGGCGGGGAGGACCGGTGA
- a CDS encoding MFS transporter, which translates to MSFRRVVLTVSMAIFMANLDATIVYIALPTLSRVFGVETGAVSWAVLLYLLALCAFLPTFGKLADRWGSRTVLGSGYVLFTLGSLACGFAPGLPALCAFRFLQGVGGAMIFATANAVVVQHLPEAVRGRAFGILAVFGSVGVALGAPVGGFLLHYLDWRWVFFVNVPAGVAGALLAWLGLPRDRAGDGERKSFDLAGAALSFVALGAFIYCINTAQDYGWVGHGALGSAAVALLAGVLFVVRERRAPSPVLNLRIFSDRNLTAALLGTLTSTLLLDGYSFLFPFYFDGVRGLTPDRIGLLLIVFPAVSAVLGPFLGAWVDRVGPRRVCILSAAAMVASTALFLLFGSGTGYGVVIAALALYGAALGAFFAAVSTLVMNLAPPGEEGIVSAANALFTFLGSTLGVCLFEAVFSSPFPAGAANTAAPAALVLTGYHRAALAGVLFGLAVLATALVARPASRPGAHRAH; encoded by the coding sequence TTGAGTTTCCGCCGCGTCGTGCTCACCGTCTCCATGGCCATCTTCATGGCCAACCTGGACGCCACCATCGTCTACATCGCCCTCCCCACGCTCTCGCGCGTCTTCGGGGTCGAGACCGGCGCCGTGAGCTGGGCCGTCCTGCTCTACCTCCTCGCGTTGTGCGCCTTCCTGCCAACCTTCGGGAAGCTGGCCGACCGCTGGGGGAGCCGGACGGTCCTTGGGTCGGGGTACGTCCTGTTCACCCTGGGGTCCCTGGCGTGCGGCTTCGCCCCCGGCCTCCCGGCCCTCTGCGCCTTCCGCTTCCTGCAGGGCGTGGGCGGCGCCATGATCTTCGCCACCGCCAACGCCGTGGTGGTTCAGCACCTGCCGGAGGCGGTGCGGGGGCGGGCGTTCGGCATCCTGGCCGTCTTCGGCAGCGTCGGGGTCGCCCTGGGGGCCCCCGTGGGCGGGTTCCTTCTTCACTACCTCGACTGGCGCTGGGTCTTCTTCGTCAATGTCCCCGCCGGCGTGGCGGGCGCCCTGCTGGCCTGGCTGGGCCTCCCCCGGGACCGGGCCGGCGACGGCGAACGGAAAAGCTTCGATCTCGCCGGGGCGGCGCTCAGCTTCGTCGCCCTCGGGGCCTTCATTTACTGCATCAACACCGCCCAGGACTACGGGTGGGTCGGGCACGGCGCCTTGGGGTCCGCGGCCGTCGCCCTCCTGGCCGGGGTCCTCTTCGTGGTCCGCGAGCGCAGGGCGCCGTCGCCGGTCCTGAACCTGCGGATCTTCTCCGATCGCAACCTGACGGCCGCCCTGCTCGGGACCCTGACCTCGACCCTGCTCCTGGACGGCTACAGCTTCCTGTTTCCCTTCTATTTCGACGGCGTCCGCGGCCTGACGCCCGACCGCATCGGGTTGCTCCTCATCGTCTTCCCCGCTGTCTCGGCCGTCCTGGGGCCCTTCCTCGGGGCCTGGGTGGACCGGGTGGGGCCCCGCCGGGTCTGCATCCTGTCCGCCGCCGCCATGGTGGCTTCGACGGCCCTTTTCCTCCTGTTCGGATCCGGAACGGGCTACGGGGTCGTCATCGCGGCGCTGGCCCTCTACGGGGCCGCCCTGGGGGCGTTCTTCGCCGCGGTGTCCACCCTGGTCATGAACCTCGCGCCCCCCGGCGAGGAGGGGATCGTGTCGGCCGCCAACGCTCTCTTCACCTTCCTCGGGTCCACGCTGGGGGTCTGCCTCTTCGAGGCCGTCTTCTCCTCCCCCTTCCCGGCGGGGGCGGCAAACACCGCGGCCCCGGCGGCCCTCGTCCTCACCGGTTACCACCGGGCGGCCCTGGCCGGGGTCCTCTTCGGCCTCGCCGTCCTGGCCACCGCCCTGGTCGCCCGGCCGGCTTCCCGTCCGGGCGCGCACCGCGCCCACTAG